A genomic segment from Spinacia oleracea cultivar Varoflay chromosome 3, BTI_SOV_V1, whole genome shotgun sequence encodes:
- the LOC130470029 gene encoding protein FAR1-RELATED SEQUENCE 5-like, producing the protein MEDDLIDLNIDLNRAIEEKLYNYDENFENHREVYDVEDEDEGTSQQVMVANQCIEEGSIIHSIDTNHTIFENPNNEQEENIDKELDGSLIGEARKTTDEIYDLYCKHAAIIGFSVRKGKNRYKEGTTIVNGKYFYCSAAGIRDPPKNKELKNEDDQSDAKKKERRKRVMITRTKCEAQIFAKKNENGDFEIEKHVVVHNHPLTREISNYLHRSERQMTEPKKEAIEAMSECGLRPMESYRYMSTEIGGDDCVGHTMIDHLNYCYKLKMKQIDGKDSQTLVNKLYDIQSIDPEFFFRVRLNAEGKVECLFWRDSMMREDYKIYGDVLVFDTTFRTNKYNLICAPFVGINNHWKNTMFACAFIGDETTESFVWVFETFLKAMGGKHPISIFTDQDAAIAAGIEQVFPSSRHRLCLWHLSKNANSRFGLLKSDKNFKNAFYKCLSGCITPNDFEETWKSMINTFKLEKDDWFNRLYGLKEKWCTALSKDFFSAGILSSQRSESTNHAVGFKANKSTTLTEFYSIFQATINRWRKTEEKDDFDCTRGIPTSELSMSAILKQAANVYTITLFRDFEEEFKLSVASSTMFKGSVGRTVFFEVWIEGITGSRQEVQYKMEDSTVTCTCKNFEESGWLCFHCLRILHIHSINTIPDRYITTRWTRYAKKQIWERVDTIKREKGEINNFTGWRLHMIKRYYNLILKGHKIAKARKFIEEKFKMDNKAVDEIIKKEEERKAKEEAAKIAEQEKAKAEAQRETQDGESTNSEITIVLDPDRANTKGKSKKRIKGQYDNYKQPSKKGKKKHKEFGSKTPNIQLFIPKEQLF; encoded by the exons ATGGAGGACGATTTAATCGATTTGAATATCGATTTAAATCGCGCAATAGAAGAAAAATTGTATAATTATGACG aaaactTTGAGAATCATAGAGAAGTATATGatgttgaagatgaagatgaaggcaCATCTCAGCAAGTTATGGTTGCAAATCAATGTATTGAAGAAG gTTCAATAATACATTCAATTGATACAAACCACACCATCTTTGAAAATCCAAATAATGAGCAGGAAGAAAACATTGATAAAGAATTAGATGGCAGTTTAATTGGAGAAGCAAGGAAAACAACCGATGAGATTTATGATCTATATTGCAAACATGCTGCTATTATTGGTTTTAGTGTACGAAAAGGGAAGAatagatataaagaaggaaccaCAATTGTTAATGGAAAATACTTCTACTGCTCTGCTGCTGGAATAAGAGACCCTCCTAAAAACAAAGAACTCAAAAATGAAGATGATCAATCAGatgcaaaaaagaaagaaaggagaaagagggttatgataacaagaacaaaatgtgaagctcaaatatttgcaaagaagaatgaaaatggagattttgaaatagaaaagcaTGTAGTGGTACATAATCACCCATTGACAAGAGAAATAAGTAATTATCTCCACCGATCGGAACGACAAATGACAGAACCTAAAAAAGAAGCTATTGAGGCAATGTCAGAATGTGGTCTAAGACCAATGGAGTCTTATAGGTATATGTCAACAGAAATTGGCGGAGACGACTGTGTAGGTCATACGATGATTGATCATCTAAACTACTGCTACAagttaaaaatgaagcaaattgATGGCAAGGATTCACAAACACTAGTGAACAAACTGTATGACATACAATCAATAGATCCCGAGTTCTTTTTCAGAGTAAGACTCAATGCTGAAGGAAAAGTTGAGTGCCTATTTTGGAGGGATTCTATGATGAGAGAAGATTACAAAATATATGGAGATGTTCTAGTTTTTGATACTACATTCAGAACCAATAAGTACAATCTCATATGTGCTCCATTTGTTGGTATCAATAACCATTGGAAAAACACAATGTTTGCTTGTGCTTTCATTGGGGATGAAACCACAGAATCTTTCGTTTGGGTGTTTGAAACTTTTCTGAAGGCTATGGGAGGAAAGCACCCTATATCAATTTTCACTGATCAAGATGCAGCTATTGCTGCTGGAATAGAACAG GTTTTTCCTTCTTCAAGACACAGGTTATGCTTGTGGCACTTGAGTAAAAATGCAAACAGTAGGTTTGGTTTATTGAAGTCTgataaaaacttcaaaaacgCATTCTACAAGTGTTTAAGTGGGTGTATAACACcaaatgattttgaagaaacttgGAAATCTATGATCAACACTTTTAAGCTGGAAAAAGATGACTGGTTCAACAGATTGTATGGTCTTAAAGAAAAATGGTGTACagctttaagtaaagattttttttctgCCGGTATACTTTCTTCACAAAGAAGTGAAAGTACAAACCATGCTGTTGGTTTTAAAGCAAATAAAAGTACAACATTAACAGAGTTCTATAGTATTTTTCAAGCTACAATAAATCGATGGAGAAAAACCGAAGAAAAAGACGACTTTGACTGTACAAGGGGAATACCAACTTCAGAGCTAAGTATGAGTGCTATATTAAAACAGGCAGCAAATGTATACACGATAACACTTtttcgtgattttgaagaaGAGTTCAAGCTTTCTGTGGCAAGTAGTACAATGTTCAAGGGAAGTGTAGGAAGAACAGTGTTTTTTGAAGTGTGGATAGAAGGAATAACAG GATCAAGGCAAGAAGTTCAATACAAAATGGAAGATTCAACCGTCACTTGCACATGCAAAAACTTTGAAGAATCTGGATGGTTGTGCTTCCATTGTTTAAGAATATTGCATATACATTCAATCAATACAATTCCAGATCGTTACATAACAACAAGATGGACTAGATATGCAAAGAAACAGATATGGGAAAGGGTTGATACAATAAAAAGGGAGAAAGGTGAAATCAACAATTTTACTGGTTGGAGATTACATATGATCAAAAG ATACTATAACTTAATTTTGAAAGGGCATAAGATAGCAAAGGCCAGAAAATTTATCGAGGAGAAGTTTAAAATGGATAATAAAGCAGttgatgaaatcataaaaaaggaagaagaaaggaaggcaaaagaagaagcTGCAAAGATAGCAGAACAAGAAAAGGCAAAAGCTGAAGCACAACGAGAAACACAAGACGGGGAATCAACTAATTCTGAAATAACAATTGTGCTTGATCCTGATCGTGCTAATACTAAAGGAAAGAGTAAGAAGAGAATAAAGGGTCAATATGACAATTACAAGCAGCCatcaaagaaaggaaaaaagaaacacaaagaaTTTGGATCCAAGACACCCAATATTCAATTATTTATAcctaaagaacaactattttag
- the LOC130470030 gene encoding uncharacterized protein has protein sequence MVKKAAPKNPAAKKPAAKKLEFDNSVAEMAVEAPRRRGRRPNAVSEEIPVAKESVSIKKNKKAGSPKSKAIALVSEKEPIEEEQPNQLVLQNSSLVDVPQPESHQLHSQVLKEVGADGLPIVFNFDTQCSGGSLCKLIKDFSPDQKAAVQEIGFGGLLGLQLSRKNTQMMYWCIKCFDGVSSLFTISDSKQFEITDYDVYDLFMLPLSELEVEGVKRGRNSTNPDFDLKIKWRKEFGFEEVNAQIPIRLLEDKIKLLTDGGDLFKQLFVFVAFSTFFTPTANRTVDLRLAKALEDPKMISKYNWCKYVLDVLCEETVKFKNSLLKGKDQKTFGGCVVFLQLVYFQRIKFRNSSGIPDQLPLIQHWTSKMVTDRIHAENANMSALYGSGILEKGKYPISKKFVFVDGQIDLTQIKSISKENEAGSSGGRAEQPYVGRRIPSRRPRILQFEIPNSHPTDEEIFSKATDVSLFYY, from the exons atgGTGAAGAAAGCGGCACCGAAGAATCCGGCAGCGAAGAAACCGGCAGCGAAGAAACTTGAATTCGACAATTCCGTCGCTGAAATGGCTGTTGAAGCTCCTCGAAGGCGAGGAAGAAGGCCAAATGCTGTTTCTGAAGAAATTCCTG TTGCTAAGGAATCTGTGTCTataaagaagaacaaaaaggctGGCAGTCCGAAATCAAAAGCAATTGCGCTTGTATCTGAAAAAGAACCAATTGAAGAAGAACAACCTAATCAACTAGTTTTACAAAATTCTTCTCTGGTTGACGTTCCACAGCCTGAATCTCATCAACTTCATTCACAAGTTTTGAAAGAAGTTGGCGCTGATGGCCTGCCTATCGT gtttaattttgATACACAATGTTCAGGAGGATCAttgtgtaaattaattaaagacttCTCTCCTGATCAAAAGGCAGCTGTTCAAGAGATAGGGTTTGGAGGATTGTTAGGCCTTCAATTAAGTCGAAAAAACACTCAGATGATGTACTGGTGCATCAAGTGCTTTGATGGTGTGAGTTCTCTGTTTACAATCAGTGATTCCAAGCAATTTGAAATCACTGATTATGATGTGTACGATTTGTTTATGCTCCCCCTTTCTGAGCTGGAGGTTGAAGGGGTTAAACGTGGGCGCAATTCCACTAATCCTGATTTTGATTTGAAGATCAAGTGGAGAAAAGAGTTCGGTTTTGAAGAGGTCAATGCTCAAATTCCTATAAGGTTGCTTGAGGACAAGATTAAATTGTTGACAGATGGTGGTGATCTGTTTAAacaattatttgtttttgttgCTTTCTCTACATTTTTTACTCCAACAGCCAATAGGACTGTAGATTTGAGATTGGCTAAGGCTTTGGAAGATCCTAAAATGATTTCCAAATACAATTGGTGTAAATACGTTCTTGACGTATTATGTGAGGAAACAGTGAAATTTAAAAATAGTTTATTGAAAGGCAAAGATCAAAAGACATTTGGAGGCTGTGTTGTGTTTTTGCAACTTGTGTATTTTCAGAGGATTAAGTTTAGGAATTCCAGTGGTATTCCTGATCAATTACCTCTTATTCAGCATTGGACATCGAAGATGGTAACCGATCGGATTCATGCTGAAAATGCCAATATGAGTGCATTATATGGTTCTGGTATATTGGAGAAGGGGAAGTATCCAATTTCCAAAAAGTTTGTTTTTGTTGATGGTCAAATAGATTTGACCCAAATCAAATCTATTTCGAAAGAAAATGAAGCAGGCAGCAGTGGGGGAAGAGCTGAACAGCCCTATGTTGGGCGTCGAATTCCAAGTCGGCGTCCTAGGATTCTTCAGTTTGAAATCCCTAATTCTCATCCTACAGATGAAGAAATTTTCTCTAAAGCCACTGATGtaagtttattttattattga